Proteins encoded by one window of Candidatus Obscuribacterales bacterium:
- a CDS encoding hydantoinase/oxoprolinase N-terminal domain-containing protein produces the protein MLNVFADRGGTFTDLVAVTDDSAIAERLSSQPRFQVAVLPRQQWVIVYKLLSEQPNRYADAVIQGIRDILGLAAHEPIPAGQLQRVKMGTTVATNALLERKGDRTLLVTTRGFQDVLRIGYQNRPNIFAREIILPDMLYEQVLEVNERYTAEGEEHIALSAAELERIIQAMQAAYDDGIRSCAIVFIHGYRYPDHEQAIAAIAHQVGFSQVS, from the coding sequence ATGTTAAACGTTTTTGCTGATCGCGGTGGAACATTTACGGATCTTGTAGCGGTGACAGATGATAGCGCGATCGCTGAACGTCTCTCTAGCCAACCTCGTTTTCAGGTGGCAGTCTTGCCCCGTCAGCAGTGGGTGATTGTGTACAAACTGCTGTCAGAACAGCCCAATCGCTATGCAGACGCCGTCATTCAGGGCATTCGCGATATTCTAGGTCTGGCTGCCCATGAACCTATTCCCGCTGGACAACTGCAGCGGGTGAAAATGGGAACGACTGTGGCGACCAATGCTTTATTGGAACGGAAGGGCGATCGCACCCTACTCGTCACCACCCGCGGATTCCAGGATGTTCTACGCATTGGCTATCAAAACCGCCCCAACATCTTTGCCCGGGAGATTATATTACCCGATATGCTCTATGAGCAGGTGCTAGAGGTGAATGAGCGTTACACGGCTGAGGGTGAGGAACATATTGCCCTCAGCGCTGCCGAGCTAGAGCGCATTATCCAGGCCATGCAGGCAGCCTACGATGATGGAATTCGCAGTTGCGCCATTGTATTCATCCATGGCTATCGCTATCCCGACCATGAACAGGCCATTGCAGCGATCGCCCATCAAGTTGGCTTCTCTCAAGTTTCCG